GATCGGGACAGGGAaactaattaattaaatttatatcaaCACTCACTCGGCCATCGTGTGACCCGGTGTTGGGTCGCCGAAAGGTAACCGTTCTCTGCCCGTGGAGCCGCACCGACGACGTGGACGTAACGTACGCACACGTGTAAGCTCGCCACTGTATGGGAGGACGGTTGATTAGGGGGAGCAAAAGTCGTTGTTAATTAGATCGATAACGAGCCCGGAGCGCCCGGCATGGCCATCTAGTGTAATAGCGCAAACCGTGTGGCCAAACTCGCGCACGCACACCGCCATCACCGCAGATTCTGGTGCGCTCTGGTTTTTGGAAGGAGACTAATTGCAAAGCACCGCCGAAAGGTGCTTCCTACGGCGCCCTGCCACATGAATCGATGGCAACGGGTCTCTCTCCCCAGCACTGGACAACCGTTCTTTGCCAGTTATTCTCGGGATAGTGCGAACTCAAGAAGGCTTAAGTGAATTGCAAAACACACCGCTGCCGAATGCCGGAGTACCGGTTTTGCAGACGACATCATGAACCAAGGATGGGGTTAAACATTCTAGAAGCGCCGAACAGCTGAGTGTGTGAGGCAAACCCCGCGCTAGTGTCGCGTTCCGATTGCATGTTTCGTGATATAATTTCACGAGCGATATACATAAAAAGATACGCAGCGAGGACGCGAGACACAGTGGAGTGAGTGCAAAGACAACTAGACAGCCTTGAGAATTTGCTCGACCAAGAAGTATGCTCAACCCAGCGACTGGCCGTGATCTGACCTGGACCGGTGGCGATTGTGATCGAATGAATGTGGGACTAGCTCCTTGAACTGACGGACTTACATTCATTCCCCGCCCGTGCCCGTTACCCTTCGAAGCACCCGAACGACGACCAAGGCTCGCGACCGACATTTATAACCCTATTTTTCTCACCCAAACACGGCCGCGGTATCACAGGCTCAACAGGGACACGATGGGTTTCACTCCGAACTCCGTACGATATATCTGCTGAATGCTTGTTTCGTAAACATAAACCGATATTTGTGGTATTATAATCGTACTCATCTGTGTTGCGAAATGGGCTGGAGTATCTTTTTCCTTACTTTATCTGTGAGCGTTCAGATTGGACTCCGACCCGTGGGCCGAAGAACAACACTACTCCCTCCTCGAGCCTTGTACCTTCCATCACGCTGTgaacctacacggtagaagcaatGATGGATGAGGCATCTTTCCTGGGCTAAAATCACAGATCACGGACGCTGaggcacgcaactaactcctgaagggtgaaagcgcgtgtTGCTAAAGAACTAACGGGTATCCCCCCTGCCTACCATGGTCATGTTTCCCCCTGCCTAAAGCAATGGACTCGGTGCAGTGCGAACTTAAGCAGTTTAAGGAAACTGACAGCTGACTTATCTGACACCACTACCACCTAAAAACCCGTGAGCGGAAGTTCTTGCGGTTCTCTGAACCTCTGGCTACTGTTAAGCCACTTCCAGTGaaggtacaccgtaccttccAGGACCACCACTCTTTTGGAAGGCTAAGAGATGGTGATCCTACTTCTTTGACCTGGCTGTTGTTGTGCCAGGTCCTGGACGTGACCGGTGTCTGGTGGTGTTACTACCCTGGTgggaaaatcagcatgtcatAGTCTACGGTGGCTTCCGTCCCGTTCTGCACTAGCGTGCTTTCCTGACCCTACTCGTGACAGGTCCCGTTCTGCTACTGGTCGGGCAACTTTCTGCGCGGAACTTGTCTATCGACCAGTAACCCCAGGAAACGAGCACGGGGCAGCACCGTGTCTCGGATCCTTCGTAGCCGGGGAGCCACTTTCAGTGTGCGCATCAGTCTCGATCAAGAATGCTACAGTCCACCTGCAAACCGAGCAAGCATAGATCTTGACTTCTGGCACGTTTTGTGAATCATCTAGGAGAGTGAGTCCCTTCCGAAACACGTCCTACATCTTCACGTTCCTGTCCGTTGACATAGGATTCATCCTAACCCCCGGAGAGGCTAAACAGATCAGAGGGCTAGATATCTGCAACCAGGATTACAGATACCTTACGCaggcccgttccgtctgcggcacactaccatAACCCCGGCCCCTCGAGGCATCACTCTGATAGTGTACGGGAGGTCGGATATCCCTCCCACCCAGATCTCTGTCGGTCACCTCTGTTTCCAGAGGGTCCGGTGgcgccacgaggaggccagtattccaggcTTTCACGCCGTCAACCCAGTAAACCAGGTTGACCCCACTATGACGGTGGGCCCGTAGTatcttttttctcgtttaagACATCCGTTTCGATTCTTACACCATAAATGACTTAAGAATACAAAGTACTAGGGTGTATGATCTATTTGTCCTATTGTAGACGAAACACTATCTTTTAGACATCACTACTACGATATGATTAGTAAGGCCAACAGGACTTTCGGTTTAGATCTTAAGCTGGCCTGCGGATACAACGATCCTTTATGTATAAAAACGTAGTTTATCAATCTAGTCCGATCCATTTTAGAGTTCTTTGGTGTCCACCAACCGTTCGATGCAATACTAGGCATGCAATTAGACAATTAAGGTGTCCAAATAGCTCTGTGAAGTGATAGGACGAGATGCCTGTTACAAGGACTACAAACATTTGACAATCGTTGTCAGAAGGCCAAAGTGATGTTCATATTTAAGCTACTAAAAGTTGAAATCATCTTCTTAACCGACTACGAGTTCATGAACCTCGATTAGGTTCAAGAACCAACAATTGGATAAAGACTGAACGTTGTTAGAATATAACCAAATCTTTGTATCACCCGTTTCTTATTTCTCGTAGAGCCCTGAGTGGCGGACATGAATAtaactaaataaaaatatctttcCCAACATTGCATTACATCGCTTAGTATAGCTTCAGTTTCGGTGTATAAAGAACGatgccaaagaaaaaaaataaattgaagaaCTAGAGTGAAAACCTCTAATGCTTGAaggaaaactaatttaaacGAACACAAGAACCTTCTGTCATCAGTACGGAAAGAACAACGCGAATCACTCATGCGCACTATTCACACTATATTGGTCATTTGTACGGACCtaaaatatgtatatttatttgaaagaTGGTTCATTATTACTGTTTCGCAGCTGGGACATTATTATCGGTTGGATAAGAATTATAATATTGCAAATACCTAAAAAGCTGCTGAATTAAAACtggaagggggagggagaaaagCTTAAAATGTACCGGCGGTTTGTTTGTACGCCTTGCTTTCGTTATGTATGTATAAATACGTTCATTATACGACTGTGTCTAGACGATGCTGCGTGATTGCAAATTTGAATTAATATAAGAGGCTGCAAATTGTTAggttaggaaaaaaagaataaaaaatacgtTAGCAAATCGTTAAAACGGTAAGGTAACTAGCACTATATGTAGTCCGCACACATGATCTTGTCTTGTTCCACTGAAACTGCAGCTAAGAATGTACGCCTTTTAGATGCCTGGGAAGAGAGAAACCCAATCCACCACACGGTGCAGCCCATCACGACTGCGTTGAGTTCGTTCTTTAAACAGGGTTTGGCAGATCAACTACAAGATCCAGCAACATTCTTTATAGATCACACTCTCTTTCACGTCAGCGTAAACTTTCACGTTCGTTGGCGTGAAAGAAAGTGTGATTTACAAAGAATGCTGCTGGATCTTGTAGTTGAACTGTCAATTACTGTACAAGGACCTGACCGGAAACGGGTGTATGGTGCAGGAGGAATGCACACGCCAGTGGGCATGTGATAACTGTACGAATGCGCTGGTGGCGTGAGTACAAATCGTAAACAAGACCATGCCAGCATGAGAGAAAGCGATGGGCAGCTACTTCCTAGGATACGACGTGAAATGGTGTATCGGAAGAGCGGTACCATCTTTCCACATATTGCATACCGACGCACGTGATGTCGGCAGCGAGCGAGAGGGCATCGAGTTGTTTAGGCTTGTTTTGTCTCCACGTGCGTCGCTCTctcgctcgctctctctctttcctccTCTCTAAGAGGAGAGTGGTGGTGGCGGGGGTGGAGCGAGAATGTGTGACGCTACACCACTGtttagtggtggtggtgggggctGCGGCCCGGGTGGCGGAGGAATAAAGCAACCACTAGCCTGCGGCGGCCAGCTGCTTCCAGCTGCTTTCCCCGCCGACCAACCGCCACCGTAGAGATGTCCACCGGGTGGGGTGGCGGGAGCAGGTGGAGCCGGAATCGCATCGCTCGGCGATCCGGATGGAATCGGTGGTTGGGGCGCGGCCCATTGCATCAGCGAGGGCATGCCgggcggtggaggtggcggTGTCGGCAGCGCTGGCGGAACCGGTGGAATCGGCATCATCGGAGCGGTACcatggtgctgctggtgaccCCACTGGTGCCCGCTACCGCCGGCGCCACTGCCGCTGCTACCGgcactgctgttgctggtgctgctggtggcgcTGCTGTTGCCACCACCGCTATGATGGCCACCGTGCGAATTGCTTCCCATCAGGGACGGCGGGTGATGCGGTGTGGACATGAGGGGGCGCGGGGCTGAGCGGGACTCGAACAGATTGTAGGAACCGCGCGAGTTGCCGCTGCCACTGccaccgccacctccaccGTCGCCATGTCGGTAGCCATTGGCGTAACCATTGTCAAGATGCTGTGGCGGCGCTTCACCCAGCTCGGCCATCAGGCTCATGTACTCTTCGTCGATCTTCGTGGCCACGTTGTTACCGGTGGAGCCGGGCGGGCCACCGTGGCCCGGACGCTTGCTGCGACAATCCCGCGCAATGTGCCCGGTGCCGCCACACGCCGAGCAGACGATGTTGTTCGTGATGTTCGGCTTGTCCGGGCACAGCCAGCTCTTGTGCTCGTTCGAGCCGCAGTTGTTGCAGCGCGGCCCGTCCGTCTCGCGCAGCGTACCGTTCAGCTGGGCCAGCTCGCGCAGCTGCATGCGCCGGAGGTCGTTGTGGCCCTCCGGCACCTCAATGCCCTGCCGGATCACATCCTTGATGCGGTCGACCGCTTTTTTCACCGCCTCTGGGTTGCTGGCGGTGATGAACGCATGCAGCGGCTCATCCTCACCCGGCAGCGGCTGGCCATCCTTGCGCCCGACCTTACCCTCCTTCACCGAGCCCTTGCCTCGGATGATAATCTTCGCGCCCGTATCCTTCTCCATCGCCTTCAGCGTGTTACCGCGCGGTCCAATCAGCAGCCCGACGAAGTTGATGTCCGGATGCTCCTCCTGCGGGATCAGCACCTTGTCGCTGACGCGAATAACAGGCGGCCTGCCGAAAGAGAAACGATGAGAATTCAGTCACATTTACCGGTTTACCAATGTAAACTCTCGTAATCGTAGCGGGGggaattgaatttgaatttgaatatttcttcAACTAGCTACATTACATACGGCTTTTTACGTAGAATACcaggtccgcgacagccgagcgctAGCACCGGTTAGAAAACCGGCCCATTAGCGCCGGGGCTcgccacctcgacggcgtcggttcgaatcccaaccgagaccggaccctcccctgtacgagaggactgactatccacgtacgcaCAGGGAAAAACtgtcgtaagcccttaacggggcaggtcCATAAAACACAACATGTCCATAAAACCACTAGAATGATCGAAAAACCAGTGTCACAGATGAAGGAACCGCTAAATTGGCTTAGCATTACACAGCTTTACACACTTGAATAATCGATGGAAAGCATTGGCTAACAGGGGCTTTCAATCCAGCATTCGGcctgaaaagggaaaatcagTCAAGAAGACTTACTTGTAATCCGACGGAGGCTTGAAGTCCGGATTGAGCGACTGCATGCGCTGGATAAGCTGATGGCGCTGCTCCTCCAGCTTCTTGCGGGTGCGAAATTCGCGGGTATTCAACCGCTTGCCGTCGCTACTGTAAATCGGTTCCGGCGATGGCGACCTGTGCGTTGCGAGATTGAAGAGAGGgttaaaaagcaacaaaacaacagcGTTAGTGTTTGCGTAGGGCAGTGGTTCCGCATTTTTCGGTTTCTTGTTTCATGAGTGGCCACCAACACCCTGCGCCGCGACAAGGTGATGGACGCCCGGATTTTGCCGGGCTCGGCTTCGAGAAGAACAACCCCGCATGTATGTTCTTTTCATGCATTGTTTCCTCTGTGCAACACAACTCTtgagtttgtttggtttttttttttttactatcccTGTGTTCGCTggtgatctttttttttattttttctttttggtatTCCACGCGATTTGCCTGGTTTCGTGTGCTGGAAAATGATCATAGTTATTAGCGAGCGCATTGGCAAGTGCGACATTATATACTCGGGCAGCGAACGTGCGCGCGGCGACATTGGGTTTGCTTGCGATTGGCTACTTTATGCGCTTGGTACACACGGATTTCGCACGCACGCAACGATCGGTatcctttaaaaaataattaattggtTCATTATTAATTGCAGCGttaaaaatacagaaaaaacaGCGACAGGAGGGAGGGGCGGCGGTCTTTGCTGCATGAGTCGGGCGGGAGGGTAGCGTGGTTACCTATTGGGTTggccaacaacaccaacaacggTCACAAAACCGTTTGTCTGCACCGAAGCAAACGCGCACCGCTCGCtcgctcactctctctctctctaccaTTATCTTACACCTTTGGTGTCGCGGGCTGTCTTTGGACATTTTGCGCCTTTGTGGGGGGGAAGGTCTttgaatataaattaaaatgtagtTAAAAAAAGTATTAGATTAAATCGCCTGGTCGGGGATTACAAACGAGAATAGTTTTCAttaagaaaagagaaaagaaaaaggaatatGTTAATTTTCATTCTGCTCTGATCCATTTTTTCCGATATTGCACTTCATGTGATGCGTTTGACGCTCAACAGCACAGGGGTGGTATGCGGGTGTTGTGTTCCGAGTGTTTTCAGTTCAGCTTCGTTCATATGCTGTCACACATCTGCATACACGCATACACGTACACACCACaaccgcacacacacgcacagacaAAACGCCCAGCATACACGCGTTCGCTCCATCCGCTCGTCCTTTTCCTAAAGCTCCTGTATTAATAAACCGTTCACACGTAGAAGGTAGGTTCTGCCGTGTCTCCAGGATGATTCGTTTTTGGTAAgattctgtttgtttgtttttacttgctGAGAGCCGCTGGAAGACGAAGGACATGCCGGACGGAGGGAGATTGGGTCGCGCTGGGTTGCGCATACGCTTTGCCACTTGGGACACACAGATGCCTGTTGCTACAACGAGTTGAAGTATgcaattgatttttcttcgtctgtttgtttgcattcagatttgtgtttgtgtgtgtgcttgtgtcgGAGGATTCCTTGACTGTGTTAGATTATTATTTCGATACGAAAACATATCCTTTTCCGAAACCTCCCGCGCTAGAAAACCTCACTTaaacaacaattttataaAAGCAATAAATCACAGTGCTCTCATACGTCTCGAGTAAGATCTTaacctttttgaaaaataatggaaagaCAAGAAACATGACAAGACGAAActtaaaacagtttttcaAGTGCATTTTTCACACCTTCAAAACCTTTGCTTCATTGATTTTGGTTTAGTTATTAAAAAGCTcgcaaaatttattatttatcgtTCGTATGATAGAATCCTATTATTTTGTCTAAAACTGAACGCGTGTGACCACTGGGCGAGAGCAGAGCACACGGTATTTTGTATAAATTCATCGTTTTAAATCGACAACGCCAAACAAAGTAAAAGAGATCCTAACAGATCGGTGAAGTTACGAAACGAGAGGAAACGCTGAATGACAAATTTGCAAACTTATCGGTTTTTCAAAAGGCAATCTTAGCCCATTAACAAAGTAACAAAAGGGCATGCGGATTGACGGAAGGTGTGGGGGAGTGGGTACACCTGAAAGGTAGGATGGATTTTTAATTCATATTGAACACACCCTAAAGGACAAAAAGTTGTTATGCCTAATTAATTAAATGGGTTAGCGTTGGTAATCGATGGAGACCATATTCTAGTTGATGAAACGTGAAAATTAAACTCTCGAAAAGCAACAGAGAATTCGTTTGAACATATGAGAATATGCTCAGGAAGGTTAAGAAAATACTGTCGACAACCCCAGCCCCTTCGACGACTGTGGATATAAAATTTAAGATGTTGAAGTGGGAAGTTACATTGGCAAGAACAAGATCTAACCTTTCTTCCGGATTTTGTGGAATCATGAGGTCACCCGTCCTTAACTTGCGGCTGATCTCTTCGATCTGTAGTTGCACTGTAATGAAAAGAAGCAGATGATGTATTAGTTCGTGGCATAGACCCCTTCGATGAAGGATTAAGAACTTACACTAAATGCGGAATCATCTTAAACCATAGCTTTAATCGATGTTCTTACCCAGATACGCTTCCTGTTGATCGGGAGTCAATGTTGATGGCAGAACAGTAGGCATTCCTGGAATGAATGTCTTGTCGTGATCACCACCTGCCCAACGGGACTTCCTTTTACGCTTTCGAGCCGCTTCCCCTTCGCCACCACTACTGTGCCCACTCGTAATAGCTGCGGATGCTGCATTGTTTTCTcctaacataaaacaaacgacaGAAAGGATTTAACATTTGCCGTTCGAGCTAAAGGACAGGTGCTTTGATAATAGCAACAGTGATGTTAGTGTTACCTTTTGATCCAATGGAGGAACAGCTGTTTTCGTTATGCATCTCAAAGAGTGCTTGTTGTGTCTGgatctgttgctgctgctgctgaatctgctgctgttggttaTAACTATTTAATAATTTGGCAAAATCATTTGCTGTCGATGCGGTAAGCATCATCGATGCCATAACGTTTTGAGTGAACTCAATGCCCTTATAATCGTATTCCTTCTCTAGGCTCGGTTGACGCGGCCGCTCCGCCATTCGGCTAACGTCGGCGTCATGATGTTCACGCGAACGGTGTCGCTCCCTCTCGTGGTTCCGGTGTTTACGGTCCCGGCTACGGCTGCGGCTGCGTCTTTCGTGATGATCCCGCCTCCGATGGTCATGCTCCCGGCTATCCTCCCGTGGGCGACTGTGCCTTCGCTTATCCTTGCTGCGCCCACTATCCCGGTTCCGCTCGCTGCTGCGCTCTCGGGAACGGCTGCGATGGCGGTCCTTAGAACTCCCAGCCCCACGATCCATCTGGCGTTCCTTATTGTCCGAGCTGTGCGAGGTACAAATAGGCATGGTTAACCTATAAATCAACACGACTGCGCAAAAACGCGCTTAGGTGGTTctcggaaaaaaaaaatccataccTCTTTTTCTCACGCTCCTTATCGCGAGACTTACTTGGACCACTCATGCTACTTCGAGACTTTCCACCATCACGATCTCTATCGCGTTCGCGATCACGATCCTTGGATTTAGGTTTAAAAGTCATAGCAAGcgcttttcttcttcgctatGATTGATAAAAGTGTATTTCTTAAGAAATCCCGTACTTACGCGTACTATGGCGACACCAAATGACGTACAATGAAGAAATCATGGGCTGCGGTCGCGTTACAAACACCGATGGCTGCGTACGTTGCGTGGCTGCCCTACGAACAAAGCTCATCGCAGGTCTACACGGCGTTGCGACTTTCATTGCGACCACAgaagtgtcaaagtaatcaaaaaaTAGCCTGAGTCGGCCATCTCGTATGTCAAAAGTGtctcacgctttccagactgcaccgtcgcgtaacgcgacgtcgcctgacaggcgctgaactccatgcaaaaaaaacatagcgcGATTCGCGAGACATCGCgcaagcttttttttatatggagttcagcgcctgtcaagcgacgtcgcgctgtagtgtggaccccgagtctCAGAAACCACGGTCGCAGGAAAGTCGCAGCGCCGTGTAGACCTGCAGTCAATGATAACTCTGATGGAACCTATGAACAGAGCATTAAATCTCGTGTTAAACGTTGCGCTGCTACCTGCGAGAGTAGTTCATATGTAGAGTGTGCGTATAAGGGAAATATCACGCTTTTGCTCTGtccgattttatctgtcaacaaagtGGGATTT
This region of Anopheles coustani chromosome X, idAnoCousDA_361_x.2, whole genome shotgun sequence genomic DNA includes:
- the LOC131268842 gene encoding splicing factor 1, giving the protein MTFKPKSKDRDRERDRDRDGGKSRSSMSGPSKSRDKEREKKSSDNKERQMDRGAGSSKDRHRSRSRERSSERNRDSGRSKDKRRHSRPREDSREHDHRRRDHHERRSRSRSRDRKHRNHERERHRSREHHDADVSRMAERPRQPSLEKEYDYKGIEFTQNVMASMMLTASTANDFAKLLNSYNQQQQIQQQQQQIQTQQALFEMHNENSCSSIGSKGENNAASAAITSGHSSGGEGEAARKRKRKSRWAGGDHDKTFIPGMPTVLPSTLTPDQQEAYLVQLQIEEISRKLRTGDLMIPQNPEERSPSPEPIYSSDGKRLNTREFRTRKKLEEQRHQLIQRMQSLNPDFKPPSDYKPPVIRVSDKVLIPQEEHPDINFVGLLIGPRGNTLKAMEKDTGAKIIIRGKGSVKEGKVGRKDGQPLPGEDEPLHAFITASNPEAVKKAVDRIKDVIRQGIEVPEGHNDLRRMQLRELAQLNGTLRETDGPRCNNCGSNEHKSWLCPDKPNITNNIVCSACGGTGHIARDCRSKRPGHGGPPGSTGNNVATKIDEEYMSLMAELGEAPPQHLDNGYANGYRHGDGGGGGGSGSGNSRGSYNLFESRSAPRPLMSTPHHPPSLMGSNSHGGHHSGGGNSSATSSTSNSSAGSSGSGAGGSGHQWGHQQHHGTAPMMPIPPVPPALPTPPPPPPGMPSLMQWAAPQPPIPSGSPSDAIPAPPAPATPPGGHLYGGGWSAGKAAGSSWPPQASGCFIPPPPGPQPPPPPLNSGVASHILAPPPPPPLSS